Proteins found in one Mucilaginibacter gracilis genomic segment:
- a CDS encoding LysR family transcriptional regulator has product MNISLHHFRLIETISKEGTLTKSALTLHLTQSALSHQLKELERIMGTEMFTRQGKMMQLTENGTRFLQSAEKILAEIKSLEEDISNFKSGKTGKLNISTQSYTAYHWLPGIIKSFNCVSPDTNIHILSEASKRPLEYLLRGDLDVAIVRTQMTNAKITYVPVILDRLMVVMCKDNELAKKSVFEIADFGNTELIMPSYDASYQDTPLIEHMIQAHHIKLKNHHRIHYTDTTINMVEANLGIGIMPDWIVKPYLRNHNIVAIPVTPDIDRRTWYAATIKDSPAIQNFVSCLKEYFGTYKNETGRKTKETEIFKRD; this is encoded by the coding sequence ATGAATATTTCGCTGCATCATTTTAGGTTAATAGAAACCATATCGAAGGAAGGTACGCTCACAAAATCGGCCCTTACGTTGCATTTAACGCAATCTGCCCTCAGTCATCAGCTTAAAGAGCTGGAGCGCATTATGGGTACCGAAATGTTTACCCGGCAGGGCAAAATGATGCAATTAACCGAGAATGGAACAAGATTTTTACAAAGTGCCGAAAAAATATTGGCCGAAATTAAGTCGCTGGAAGAGGATATTAGTAATTTTAAGAGCGGTAAAACCGGAAAGCTCAACATCAGCACCCAAAGTTATACTGCTTACCATTGGTTGCCGGGCATTATTAAAAGCTTTAATTGTGTTTCGCCAGATACCAATATCCATATATTATCCGAAGCATCAAAGCGGCCGTTGGAGTACCTGCTGCGCGGCGACCTGGATGTGGCCATAGTACGCACCCAAATGACCAATGCTAAAATAACCTATGTGCCCGTAATATTAGACAGGCTGATGGTTGTAATGTGTAAAGACAATGAGCTGGCTAAAAAAAGCGTTTTTGAAATTGCCGATTTTGGCAATACCGAATTAATTATGCCATCGTACGATGCATCGTACCAGGATACTCCTTTAATTGAGCATATGATACAGGCGCACCACATTAAGCTTAAAAACCACCACCGCATACATTATACCGATACCACAATTAATATGGTGGAAGCTAACCTTGGTATTGGCATAATGCCCGATTGGATTGTGAAGCCCTATTTACGCAACCATAATATTGTTGCCATACCCGTAACCCCGGATATTGACAGGCGAACCTGGTATGCGGCAACTATAAAAGATAGCCCCGCCATTCAAAATTTTGTGAGTTGTTTAAAGGAATATTTTGGCACCTATAAAAACGAAACAGGCCGCAAAACAAAAGAAACAGAAATTTTTAAAAGAGATTAA
- a CDS encoding DUF6515 family protein, whose product MKNILKNATSLSIAGLLLCFMSNANAQRRGGGARLSIGIRGGFGFGYRSYHRPYYGGFGFGYPAIGLSFGYLPYGYFPFYYGPDLYYGYNGIYYRQNSDSYEVVAPPVGAEVPKLPPHAKSLMIDGQQYYELNGVYYKEVIHQDGTKGYVIAGKDGVLTTDKQQDSHAPQVGDVVDQLPQDSREVNIAGKKYFVSPDDVYYQETVDNGGSTSYKVVGVPADQNQTTRPPAPPQIQQQ is encoded by the coding sequence ATGAAAAATATTTTGAAAAACGCAACCTCACTTAGCATTGCCGGGTTGTTGTTATGTTTTATGAGCAATGCCAATGCACAGCGCCGCGGTGGCGGCGCAAGGCTATCAATAGGTATCCGTGGTGGTTTTGGTTTTGGGTATAGAAGCTATCACCGCCCTTATTATGGTGGTTTTGGATTTGGTTACCCGGCCATAGGGTTAAGCTTTGGCTACCTGCCTTACGGTTATTTTCCGTTTTATTATGGCCCCGATTTGTACTATGGCTATAATGGCATTTACTATCGCCAAAATAGCGATTCGTACGAAGTTGTGGCTCCGCCGGTAGGTGCCGAAGTGCCTAAATTACCACCGCACGCAAAATCGTTAATGATTGACGGACAGCAGTATTATGAGCTTAATGGTGTTTATTACAAAGAAGTTATACACCAGGACGGTACAAAAGGTTATGTTATTGCCGGTAAAGACGGTGTTTTAACTACCGATAAACAGCAAGATAGCCACGCCCCGCAAGTTGGCGATGTTGTTGACCAGTTACCACAAGACAGCCGCGAAGTAAACATTGCCGGTAAAAAGTACTTTGTATCGCCGGATGATGTTTATTACCAGGAAACGGTTGATAATGGTGGAAGCACAAGCTATAAAGTAGTAGGTGTACCGGCAGATCAAAATCAAACTACCAGGCCACCGGCTCCGCCGCAAATTCAACAACAGTAA
- a CDS encoding circularly permuted type 2 ATP-grasp protein translates to MQDSAYFKNYHPTPGTWDEMFGANSQIRDHYQKVIQYLTRESIDDLNKKEDLAKRLFMSQGITFTVYSSGEGIEKIFPFDIIPRIITGDEWAFVEKGIKQRLHVLNLFLKDVYSNQFIIKDGIVPIDIIYSCPHFLREMCNVSVPYDIYVHIAGIDLIRDHEGTFYVLEDNLRTPSGVSYMLENREITKRLFPDLLPQCKVRSVTEYPNILYKNLLSLSPRQIPHPVIVLLSPGIYNSAYFEHTTLARLMGVELVEGRDLVVSDHKVYMKTTTGLQQVDVIYRRVDDEFLDPLEFNPSSILGVAGIMGAYRRGNVAIVNAIGNGVADDKAIYSYVPDMIRYYLNEEPILKNVPTYQLGNPDEKEYVFANINKMVVKRTNGSGGYGMLMGHASTEAEIEDYKNEILKNPRDFIAQPTISLSAAPCYMQGSLTPRRIDLRPYALCGPDGIEIVPGGLTRVALREGSLVVNSSQGGGSKDTWVLM, encoded by the coding sequence ATGCAAGATTCGGCTTATTTTAAAAATTATCACCCCACACCTGGCACGTGGGATGAAATGTTTGGTGCAAATTCACAAATTCGCGACCATTATCAAAAGGTTATACAGTATTTAACCCGGGAATCGATTGACGATTTAAACAAAAAGGAAGATCTGGCGAAGCGTTTGTTTATGAGCCAGGGTATAACCTTCACGGTTTATAGCAGCGGCGAGGGTATAGAAAAAATTTTCCCGTTTGATATTATTCCGCGCATTATTACCGGCGACGAATGGGCCTTTGTAGAAAAAGGTATTAAACAACGCCTGCATGTGCTCAATCTTTTTTTAAAGGATGTTTACAGCAACCAGTTTATTATTAAGGATGGTATTGTACCTATAGACATTATTTACTCGTGCCCGCACTTTTTGCGCGAAATGTGTAATGTGAGCGTTCCGTATGATATTTATGTGCATATAGCCGGTATTGACTTGATTCGCGACCACGAGGGTACCTTTTATGTACTTGAAGACAATTTGCGTACTCCATCGGGCGTAAGCTACATGTTAGAGAACCGCGAAATAACCAAACGCCTTTTCCCCGATTTATTGCCGCAATGCAAGGTGCGCAGCGTTACCGAATATCCAAACATCCTTTATAAAAACCTCTTGTCGTTATCGCCAAGGCAAATACCTCACCCGGTAATTGTGCTGCTTAGTCCGGGTATATATAACTCGGCTTATTTTGAGCATACCACGCTTGCCCGCTTAATGGGGGTTGAACTGGTTGAAGGTCGCGACCTTGTAGTGAGCGATCATAAAGTTTACATGAAAACCACCACGGGCCTGCAACAGGTTGATGTAATATACCGCCGTGTTGATGATGAGTTTTTAGATCCGCTTGAATTTAACCCGTCCAGCATATTGGGTGTGGCCGGTATTATGGGCGCTTATAGGCGTGGTAATGTAGCCATTGTAAATGCAATAGGTAATGGCGTTGCCGACGATAAAGCAATTTACTCGTACGTGCCGGATATGATACGTTATTATTTAAACGAAGAACCTATCCTTAAAAACGTGCCTACTTACCAGTTGGGTAACCCAGACGAGAAGGAGTATGTTTTTGCCAATATCAATAAAATGGTGGTTAAGCGTACAAACGGCAGCGGCGGCTATGGCATGCTAATGGGCCATGCATCTACCGAAGCGGAGATAGAGGATTACAAAAACGAGATACTAAAAAACCCGCGCGATTTTATTGCTCAGCCTACCATAAGCCTTTCGGCAGCGCCGTGTTATATGCAGGGTTCGTTAACGCCAAGGCGTATAGATTTACGGCCCTATGCCCTATGCGGGCCCGACGGTATAGAGATAGTGCCTGGTGGTTTAACCAGGGTTGCTTTGCGCGAAGGTTCGCTGGTGGTAAACAGCTCGCAGGGTGGCGGTAGTAAAGATACCTGGGTGTTAATGTAA
- a CDS encoding alpha-E domain-containing protein: protein MLSRVASSLYWMSRYIERSDGILRMLKINYASSQDTVQKFTWEPVVRIFAGVEDEGVEVLEHDSRAVLKYMVLDRENPNSVLNIITQARENARGVQEHIPKDLWQCLNEYYHAVRDPKLNFWLEKDDPITALDILIKQGMLYYGTFEITMERGEGRAYMNIGHYLERSIQSVDILDTKFGSIDDNPDLLTDTTYWKHLLLSLGGYEIYLKNYRSKGFEAENVLEQVILNNDFPRSVVYAVNHIQMYFERLKSESNMDDFRELSFLIGRLQSSIKYSSVKTIRLEGLHEYLTNVRSELFKIGNKLNEHYFAFS from the coding sequence ATGTTAAGCAGGGTTGCCTCAAGTTTATATTGGATGAGCCGTTACATTGAGCGTAGCGATGGTATATTGCGGATGCTTAAAATTAACTACGCCTCGTCGCAGGATACGGTACAAAAGTTTACATGGGAGCCTGTGGTACGCATTTTTGCCGGCGTGGAGGACGAAGGTGTTGAAGTGCTTGAGCACGATAGCCGCGCCGTGTTAAAGTATATGGTGCTGGATAGGGAAAACCCCAATTCGGTACTAAACATTATTACCCAGGCCCGCGAAAATGCGCGTGGTGTACAAGAGCATATCCCGAAAGATTTGTGGCAATGCCTTAACGAATACTACCATGCCGTGCGCGACCCAAAATTGAACTTTTGGCTTGAAAAAGACGACCCTATTACTGCGCTTGATATTTTAATTAAGCAAGGCATGCTATACTACGGTACCTTTGAAATTACAATGGAACGCGGCGAGGGCCGTGCTTACATGAATATAGGCCATTACCTGGAGCGCAGCATCCAATCGGTTGATATATTGGATACCAAGTTTGGCTCTATTGATGATAACCCCGATTTACTTACTGATACCACTTACTGGAAACATTTATTGCTATCGTTAGGTGGCTACGAAATTTATTTAAAAAATTACCGCAGCAAGGGCTTTGAAGCCGAAAACGTTTTGGAACAGGTAATTTTAAATAACGATTTTCCGCGGTCGGTGGTTTATGCGGTTAACCATATCCAAATGTATTTTGAGCGCCTTAAAAGCGAAAGCAATATGGACGATTTTCGCGAATTGTCATTTTTGATAGGAAGGTTGCAAAGTAGCATCAAGTACAGTTCGGTAAAAACCATCAGGCTGGAAGGCTTGCACGAGTACCTTACCAATGTGCGCAGCGAATTGTTCAAAATTGGCAATAAGTTAAATGAACATTATTTTGCTTTTTCGTAA
- a CDS encoding transglutaminase family protein codes for MPEFKIHHVTRYSYESPVRDSANQIILYPIQDEYQTVIKHQLKISGEPHVDTHIDHYGNEIGAFTYIEPHTHLEISSKVWVTTKHRMFPVDDVLASQQWADLLNLRYEVSYIDFLRQEYFEGLAEMQAIVANQTQSNETPYQTAVRYCKYVYENFEYIKGVTTVETTLDEIWKLKAGVCQDFAHILMEMLRVINVPARYVSGYICTTKSTSMRGEGATHAWVEAYIPNYGWLGLDPTNNIIANENHVRLAVGRNFTDCTPVKGVYKGASFHTLEVTVSVGNEDDLEEPVDYENVHHDVPVVKPIKPVVKNSYREYLEMIQQQQQQQQQ; via the coding sequence ATGCCAGAGTTTAAAATTCATCATGTTACCCGGTATAGCTATGAGAGCCCTGTGCGCGATAGTGCTAACCAAATCATCCTTTATCCTATACAGGATGAGTATCAAACTGTAATTAAACACCAGCTTAAAATAAGCGGCGAGCCACATGTTGATACCCATATTGATCACTATGGCAATGAAATAGGTGCCTTTACCTATATAGAACCGCATACGCACTTAGAAATATCATCAAAAGTTTGGGTAACCACCAAACACAGGATGTTTCCGGTTGATGATGTTTTGGCCAGCCAGCAATGGGCCGATTTGCTAAATTTACGTTACGAGGTATCATATATTGATTTTTTAAGACAAGAGTATTTTGAGGGGCTGGCCGAAATGCAGGCCATTGTTGCCAACCAAACCCAAAGCAACGAAACTCCTTACCAAACAGCTGTACGCTATTGCAAATACGTTTACGAAAACTTTGAGTACATAAAAGGCGTTACAACCGTTGAAACCACGCTTGACGAGATATGGAAGCTAAAGGCCGGCGTTTGCCAGGATTTTGCCCATATTTTAATGGAAATGCTGCGTGTTATTAACGTACCTGCAAGGTATGTTAGCGGTTACATTTGCACCACTAAAAGCACCAGTATGCGTGGCGAAGGGGCTACACACGCCTGGGTTGAGGCTTATATACCAAATTACGGCTGGCTTGGCCTTGACCCTACAAATAACATTATTGCTAACGAAAACCATGTGCGTTTAGCCGTGGGCCGTAATTTTACCGATTGTACCCCCGTTAAAGGCGTGTATAAAGGGGCAAGCTTTCATACGCTTGAAGTTACCGTATCGGTAGGTAATGAGGATGACCTGGAAGAACCGGTTGACTACGAAAACGTACACCATGATGTACCCGTTGTAAAGCCTATTAAACCCGTTGTAAAAAATAGCTACCGCGAATATTTAGAAATGATTCAGCAACAGCAGCAGCAACAACAACAGTAA
- a CDS encoding SGNH/GDSL hydrolase family protein, with protein MKKNLACLFVSLVCSICFVSAKTPSKPVLKLFTANNKYFQYTGRVDFSNPLKPRFWSSGVYVRMKFKGKGCEIIVNDQMKYGNSHNYIDITVDGQTPYRVQTTDVTDNIKVGGDLENKEHTVTICKDTEAGIGYLEFVGVKCEKLLKLPAKPKHRIEFVGTTITCGADMDRSVYPCNFGDWYVHHNANMSYGAVTARSLNADFQITAISGIGLTNSCCNIPIMPKAFDKINTAADSLIWNFSIYQPDVLSICLGESDGPAALDSAKFCGAFVDFIGNIRHFYPKTTIVCLNIPTGDLRLNKALKSFMVGISDYMNAHGDSKVYPFSITKTYTSGCNNHPDMGDHALIAAELSEYIKKIMKWK; from the coding sequence ATGAAAAAAAATCTGGCTTGTTTATTTGTTTCCTTAGTATGCAGTATTTGCTTTGTATCGGCAAAAACACCTTCTAAGCCGGTTTTAAAGCTGTTTACGGCTAATAATAAGTATTTTCAATACACTGGAAGGGTTGATTTTTCTAATCCGCTAAAGCCGCGTTTTTGGTCGTCGGGTGTGTATGTACGTATGAAATTTAAGGGGAAGGGCTGCGAAATTATAGTAAACGACCAGATGAAATACGGTAATTCGCATAATTATATTGATATTACTGTTGACGGGCAAACGCCTTACCGCGTGCAAACTACCGACGTTACCGATAATATTAAAGTTGGCGGCGATTTAGAAAATAAAGAACATACAGTGACTATTTGTAAAGACACTGAGGCTGGCATTGGTTACCTTGAGTTTGTGGGTGTTAAATGCGAAAAACTGCTTAAACTACCCGCGAAACCTAAACATAGAATAGAATTTGTGGGTACCACTATTACCTGTGGCGCAGATATGGACCGATCGGTATATCCATGTAATTTTGGTGATTGGTATGTACACCATAATGCCAATATGAGTTATGGCGCGGTTACGGCGCGCAGTTTAAATGCTGATTTCCAGATTACGGCAATATCGGGCATTGGTTTAACTAACAGTTGCTGCAATATACCAATTATGCCTAAAGCGTTTGATAAAATTAACACCGCAGCCGATAGTTTGATATGGAACTTTAGCATTTACCAGCCCGATGTGTTGAGTATTTGCCTGGGCGAAAGCGACGGCCCTGCCGCCCTGGATTCGGCTAAGTTTTGTGGTGCTTTTGTGGATTTTATTGGCAACATCAGGCACTTTTATCCTAAAACAACTATAGTTTGTTTAAATATACCAACCGGCGATTTGCGCCTTAATAAGGCACTTAAAAGTTTTATGGTAGGCATTAGCGATTATATGAATGCGCATGGCGATAGCAAGGTTTACCCGTTTAGTATCACTAAAACATATACTTCGGGCTGTAATAACCACCCAGACATGGGCGACCACGCACTTATTGCCGCCGAACTAAGCGAGTACATTAAGAAAATTATGAAGTGGAAGTAA
- a CDS encoding YfhO family protein yields MNNWFKQNGIHLAIIGIFFAISFVYFTPAFKGKALGESDVTRAQSTQKEIMDYHEKDTTILWTNQVLGGMPTFQLWAHYPGNITTHIIDVLKKVFPNPIDTVLLLLLGSYLLFCVLKLNPWLAAAGAIAFTFSSYNFILMLAGHSNQVFAIAFFAPILAGIILALRGKYLLGAALTALFLALEIRANHVQMTYYLLLAIVILVLVELYHAYKAKTLASFGKALAYLAVGTLLAIAVNASMLWSTYDYGKDTIRGQSNLTQNTKQPSNGLPRDYAYEYSQGIGECLTFLIPNAYGGYTGNAPGEGSNVAKALVSNNVDPTQAETFAQQFSLYWGDKPFTVGPNYYGAVIFFLFVFGLIIVRSQVKWWLVGAIVLSVVLSFGRNLSFVSDIFFNYFPLYNKFRAVDSFLAIAMLCVPVLALLAVNEVATTTDRAPLFKKLLIALYITGGLCLVIIILPDLFLPFKNATNQTIQQQLTQAFKGNTDAANAVMAGLTQDRVSVARADAARSLVFVLLAFALLWAFIKQKLNTTLVSVAFLAIILVDLWSVDKRYLKDESFIDKQDAQAPKPRDIDMLIMRDKDPDYRVFDTTQPILQDAVTPYFHKAISGYTAARLKRFDELIDNQLSKSINQDVLDMLNVKYILTADEKNQGSISMHANNTACGHAWFVKTVKFAPNADEEMQAISSFDPSDEAIVDKQYSTLIDEKQNSLDTLGKIDLVSYNPDHMVYQSGSTTQEIAIFSEIYYNKGWKMYIDGVEKPYFRADYVLRAAQIPVGNHKIEFIFHPTSYYAGEKISFASSILLVLLLGGALFMETKKKQPVATPAKK; encoded by the coding sequence ATGAACAATTGGTTTAAACAAAATGGCATCCATCTGGCCATTATTGGAATTTTTTTCGCGATAAGCTTTGTGTACTTTACCCCCGCATTTAAGGGTAAAGCGTTAGGCGAAAGTGACGTTACCCGCGCACAATCCACACAAAAAGAAATCATGGATTACCATGAAAAAGACACCACAATTTTGTGGACAAACCAGGTTTTAGGCGGTATGCCAACCTTCCAGTTATGGGCACATTATCCAGGCAACATAACCACTCACATTATTGATGTTTTAAAGAAGGTGTTCCCCAACCCTATTGATACCGTATTATTGTTGCTATTGGGTTCGTACCTGTTATTTTGTGTTTTAAAACTTAACCCCTGGCTGGCAGCAGCAGGAGCAATAGCATTTACATTCTCATCATACAATTTTATATTGATGCTGGCCGGGCACTCCAACCAGGTATTTGCCATAGCCTTTTTTGCACCTATTTTAGCGGGTATTATTTTAGCCCTGCGAGGCAAATATTTGTTGGGTGCAGCATTAACAGCGCTTTTTTTAGCGTTAGAGATACGCGCTAACCACGTCCAAATGACATATTACCTGCTTTTGGCAATTGTTATACTGGTACTGGTTGAACTTTACCACGCCTATAAAGCCAAAACACTGGCCAGCTTTGGTAAAGCCCTGGCATACCTTGCAGTTGGCACACTATTAGCCATTGCAGTTAATGCATCCATGTTATGGAGTACTTATGATTATGGTAAGGATACCATTCGCGGGCAATCAAACCTTACCCAAAACACTAAACAACCAAGCAACGGCCTTCCGCGCGATTATGCTTACGAGTACAGCCAGGGCATTGGCGAGTGCTTAACCTTTTTAATACCCAACGCTTATGGCGGCTATACAGGCAACGCTCCGGGCGAAGGCTCAAACGTTGCCAAGGCACTGGTTAGTAACAATGTTGACCCCACACAAGCCGAAACCTTTGCACAGCAATTTTCACTTTATTGGGGCGATAAGCCTTTTACCGTTGGGCCAAACTACTATGGCGCCGTTATATTTTTCCTGTTTGTTTTCGGGTTAATTATTGTGCGCAGCCAGGTTAAATGGTGGCTGGTAGGCGCCATTGTATTATCGGTAGTGCTTTCTTTTGGTCGTAATTTATCTTTCGTATCCGATATTTTCTTTAACTACTTCCCGCTCTACAATAAGTTCCGCGCGGTCGATTCATTTTTGGCCATTGCCATGTTGTGCGTTCCGGTTTTAGCTTTGCTTGCCGTTAACGAGGTTGCTACCACCACGGATAGAGCCCCGTTATTTAAAAAACTGTTAATAGCCTTATACATTACCGGCGGCCTCTGTTTGGTAATCATAATTTTGCCCGATCTGTTCCTGCCGTTTAAAAACGCTACAAATCAAACTATCCAGCAGCAGTTAACACAGGCATTTAAAGGCAATACTGATGCCGCCAATGCAGTAATGGCCGGGTTAACACAGGATAGAGTATCGGTTGCACGTGCCGATGCTGCGCGTTCACTGGTATTTGTACTGCTCGCCTTTGCTTTGCTTTGGGCCTTTATTAAACAAAAGTTAAACACTACGCTGGTATCTGTTGCATTTTTAGCAATTATATTGGTTGACCTTTGGAGCGTTGATAAACGCTATTTAAAAGATGAAAGCTTTATTGACAAACAAGATGCACAGGCACCAAAACCACGCGATATTGACATGCTGATTATGCGCGACAAAGACCCGGATTACCGTGTTTTTGATACTACGCAACCTATTTTGCAGGATGCTGTTACGCCATACTTCCATAAAGCTATCAGCGGTTACACGGCCGCCCGTTTAAAACGTTTTGACGAGTTGATTGATAACCAGTTAAGCAAAAGCATTAATCAGGATGTGCTTGATATGCTGAACGTGAAATACATACTTACCGCCGACGAAAAAAACCAGGGCAGCATTAGTATGCACGCCAACAATACCGCCTGCGGCCATGCCTGGTTTGTAAAAACGGTTAAGTTTGCCCCCAATGCCGATGAGGAAATGCAGGCCATCAGCAGCTTTGACCCATCCGATGAAGCTATTGTTGACAAGCAATACAGTACTTTGATTGACGAGAAGCAAAACTCACTGGATACCCTGGGCAAAATTGACCTTGTAAGTTACAACCCCGACCATATGGTTTACCAAAGCGGAAGCACTACGCAGGAAATAGCCATTTTCTCGGAAATATATTACAACAAGGGCTGGAAAATGTATATAGATGGAGTTGAAAAACCATACTTCCGTGCCGATTATGTTTTACGCGCCGCACAAATACCGGTGGGTAACCATAAAATAGAGTTTATTTTTCACCCAACATCATACTATGCTGGCGAAAAAATATCGTTTGCAAGTTCCATCTTACTGGTATTACTTTTAGGTGGTGCCCTATTTATGGAAACCAAAAAGAAACAACCTGTGGCAACTCCCGCTAAAAAATAG
- a CDS encoding DUF4834 family protein, with amino-acid sequence MSAIIEFFLILMLAYYGIRGLIRLALPMLFQSVVNKAQQQGGQQQQYNSGKQSRNAEGSVRVDKAPKSKSAIPDSEGDYIDYEEIK; translated from the coding sequence ATGTCAGCAATTATTGAATTTTTCCTCATCCTGATGCTTGCCTACTACGGTATCCGTGGTTTAATACGCCTGGCCCTGCCTATGCTTTTTCAAAGCGTGGTAAACAAAGCACAACAACAAGGCGGTCAGCAACAGCAATACAATAGCGGTAAGCAATCCCGCAATGCCGAAGGCTCGGTAAGGGTAGATAAAGCTCCAAAAAGCAAAAGCGCAATACCCGATTCTGAGGGCGATTACATTGATTACGAAGAAATAAAGTAA